The following proteins come from a genomic window of Blastococcus sp. HT6-30:
- a CDS encoding acyl-CoA dehydrogenase family protein codes for MDFAFTARTQQLIGELEDFMRGHVYPAEPLFAEQAAAMDDPWDTPPVMEDLKAEARRRGLWNLFLPHSEFGTGLSNAEYAPLAEITGRSPIIAPEALNCSAPDTGNMELLALFGSPEQRERWLTPLLEGEIRSVYSMTEPAVASSDASNIETRIRRDGDEYIVTGRKWWSSGAMSPRCRIAIVMGVTNPENDRHDRHGMILVPLDTPGVNVLRSTSVFGFTDGIHGGHAEIHYDDVRVPTGNLLGTEGGGFAMAQARLGPGRIHHCMRLIGMAERALELMCRRAKERVAFGKPIAEQGVLQDWVAESRIRIEQVRLLVLKTAWLMDTVGNKGARVEIAAIKVAAPAVATWVVDRAIQAHGGAGVSQDTPLAALYAQARLLQIADGPDEVHKMTLSRRELRQYD; via the coding sequence ATGGACTTCGCGTTCACCGCGCGGACGCAGCAACTGATCGGCGAACTCGAGGACTTCATGCGCGGGCACGTCTACCCCGCCGAGCCACTGTTCGCGGAGCAGGCGGCAGCCATGGACGACCCGTGGGACACGCCTCCGGTGATGGAGGACCTGAAGGCCGAGGCACGCCGACGCGGGCTCTGGAACCTGTTCCTGCCGCACTCCGAGTTCGGCACAGGGCTCTCGAACGCCGAGTACGCGCCCCTGGCGGAGATCACCGGCCGCAGCCCGATCATCGCACCCGAGGCACTGAACTGCAGCGCCCCCGACACCGGCAACATGGAGCTGCTGGCCCTGTTCGGCAGCCCGGAACAGCGCGAGCGCTGGTTGACGCCGCTCCTGGAGGGGGAGATCCGCTCCGTCTACAGCATGACGGAGCCCGCCGTCGCCTCCTCCGACGCCAGCAACATCGAGACCCGGATCCGCCGGGACGGCGACGAGTACATCGTGACCGGGCGCAAGTGGTGGTCCTCCGGAGCGATGAGCCCACGATGCCGGATCGCGATCGTCATGGGCGTGACCAACCCGGAGAACGACCGGCACGATCGGCACGGCATGATCCTGGTCCCGCTGGACACCCCGGGCGTCAACGTTCTCCGCTCCACGTCGGTGTTCGGATTCACCGACGGCATCCACGGCGGCCATGCCGAGATCCACTACGACGACGTGCGCGTCCCCACCGGGAACCTGCTGGGCACGGAGGGCGGCGGCTTCGCGATGGCCCAGGCCCGCCTCGGTCCGGGCCGGATCCACCACTGCATGCGACTGATCGGGATGGCGGAGCGGGCGCTGGAACTCATGTGCCGGCGAGCGAAGGAGCGGGTCGCGTTCGGCAAGCCCATCGCCGAACAGGGCGTCCTCCAGGACTGGGTCGCCGAGTCCCGGATCAGGATCGAGCAGGTGCGGTTGCTGGTACTCAAGACCGCCTGGCTGATGGACACCGTGGGGAACAAGGGTGCACGGGTGGAGATCGCCGCGATCAAGGTGGCGGCACCGGCCGTCGCCACGTGGGTCGTGGACCGCGCGATCCAGGCGCACGGGGGTGCCGGCGTCTCGCAGGACACGCCCCTGGCGGCGCTCTACGCCCAGGCCCGCCTTCTCCAGATCGCCGACGGCCCGGACGAGGTGCACAAGATGACGCTGTCCCGGCGGGAGCTGCGCCAGTACGACTGA
- a CDS encoding ABC transporter ATP-binding protein, translated as MPLLEIRDMRASYNAVPAVHIDEITVEEGELVAVLGPNGVGKSTTLSAISRTVSTVGTLRFDGEDLGPLRPADVIRLGVVHAPEGRLLFPEMTVTENLRMGAFLRSDKAEIERDLEFVQDLFPILAQRARQDAGTLSGGEQQMCAIGRALMARPRLLLLDEPSFGLAPVIVERIERVIADLNRERKLSMLLVEQNVSMALGVASRAYVLENGRVARHGSSRELSGDPDFRRAYLGVA; from the coding sequence ATGCCCCTTCTTGAGATCCGGGACATGCGGGCGTCGTACAACGCCGTCCCCGCTGTCCACATCGACGAGATCACCGTGGAGGAGGGCGAGCTCGTCGCCGTCCTCGGCCCCAACGGGGTCGGCAAGAGTACGACGTTGTCCGCCATATCCCGCACCGTGTCGACGGTCGGGACCCTCCGGTTCGACGGCGAGGACCTCGGCCCTCTACGGCCGGCCGACGTCATCCGGCTGGGGGTCGTGCACGCTCCCGAGGGGAGGCTGCTGTTCCCCGAGATGACGGTGACGGAGAACCTGCGGATGGGTGCCTTCCTGCGGTCGGACAAGGCGGAGATCGAGCGTGATCTCGAGTTCGTGCAGGACCTCTTCCCGATTCTCGCCCAGCGGGCCCGTCAGGACGCCGGCACGCTGTCGGGAGGGGAGCAGCAGATGTGCGCCATCGGGCGGGCGCTCATGGCCCGCCCCCGGTTGCTGTTGCTCGACGAGCCGTCGTTCGGGTTGGCCCCGGTCATCGTCGAGCGGATCGAGCGGGTGATCGCCGACCTCAACCGGGAACGGAAGTTGAGCATGCTCCTCGTGGAGCAGAACGTCTCGATGGCACTGGGCGTGGCCAGCCGCGCGTACGTGCTGGAGAACGGGCGGGTGGCCCGGCACGGATCGTCGCGGGAGCTGTCCGGGGATCCGGACTTCCGCCGGGCGTACCTGGGCGTCGCGTAG
- a CDS encoding ABC transporter ATP-binding protein, which translates to MSTAIDQDVILEVRGLTRRFGGLVAVNDISFQVRRGHVLGIIGPNGAGKSTLFNLISGVDRPTSGRVVMEGDDITGKSSSAVVHHGVAKTFQLASPMPHMTVRQILSLAASSSRPRARARDRGMDAYIGEIAEELGLVPLLDAYTEELNVAALRLVDIGRALATDPALLLLDEPFSSLSQDEIERVSTVLRELRARGITMVMVEHKLPALMRLVDEVIVMNFGEQIAHGAPREVVENEQVIEAYLGTKATRMFDAPS; encoded by the coding sequence ATGAGTACGGCGATCGATCAGGACGTCATCCTGGAGGTCCGGGGACTGACCAGGCGGTTCGGGGGGCTGGTCGCGGTGAACGACATCTCCTTCCAGGTCCGCCGGGGCCACGTCCTCGGCATCATCGGCCCCAACGGTGCCGGGAAGTCCACGCTGTTCAACCTCATCTCCGGGGTCGACCGGCCGACGAGCGGACGGGTCGTCATGGAAGGCGACGACATCACCGGCAAGTCCAGCAGCGCGGTGGTCCACCACGGCGTGGCCAAGACCTTCCAGCTGGCTTCACCCATGCCGCACATGACCGTCCGGCAGATCCTCTCGCTGGCGGCCAGCTCGAGTCGGCCCCGGGCTCGCGCGCGGGACCGGGGGATGGATGCCTACATCGGCGAGATCGCCGAGGAACTCGGCCTGGTCCCATTGCTCGACGCGTACACCGAAGAGCTGAACGTCGCCGCGTTGCGCCTGGTGGACATCGGCCGGGCGCTGGCAACGGATCCGGCGCTGCTGCTGCTCGACGAGCCGTTCTCCAGCCTGTCGCAGGACGAGATCGAGCGGGTGAGCACGGTGCTCCGGGAGCTGCGGGCGCGGGGCATCACGATGGTCATGGTCGAGCACAAGCTGCCCGCCCTCATGCGGTTGGTCGACGAGGTCATCGTCATGAACTTCGGTGAGCAGATCGCCCACGGTGCCCCGCGGGAGGTCGTGGAGAACGAGCAGGTGATCGAGGCATACCTCGGCACCAAGGCGACGAGGATGTTCGATGCCCCTTCTTGA
- a CDS encoding branched-chain amino acid ABC transporter permease: MDTALKNVRVVGSPVVLVGLVVMAVAVLMIADPFVTQMLTIALLYGFYVMSWDVLSGTTEEINFGHPFWLLAGAFTAGWLNLEFEYSAWITVPAGALVAMLLGLLAGGLTLRLRGPYFALVTLALAVTLYKLSFIWDEFFGGEEGISGVDFITESARGDYYVVLALLAVSYLLLHQYYRSRIGLILMGIKANDDITRASGHNTTFYRIMTFGIAMFFAGIAGALTAHVQGSVNSELAAGVVGTLIVLYAMIGSRGTLAGPLIAGCLFYVLDQNLRVLEEWRTIILLGSIMLAIYLFPDGVVREIQDRIRRRRLRHSPRSEAALTPEEPGSVATASSPR; the protein is encoded by the coding sequence ATGGACACGGCACTCAAGAACGTCCGAGTCGTGGGCTCTCCCGTCGTGCTGGTCGGCCTCGTGGTCATGGCGGTCGCCGTGCTGATGATCGCCGACCCGTTCGTGACCCAGATGCTCACGATCGCCCTCCTCTACGGTTTCTACGTGATGTCGTGGGACGTGCTCTCGGGGACGACCGAGGAGATTAACTTCGGGCACCCGTTCTGGCTGCTGGCCGGCGCATTCACGGCCGGCTGGCTGAACCTGGAGTTCGAGTACAGCGCCTGGATCACCGTGCCGGCCGGTGCGCTCGTGGCGATGCTCCTGGGGCTCCTGGCCGGCGGGCTCACGCTGCGCCTGCGGGGTCCCTACTTCGCCCTCGTCACCCTGGCGCTGGCCGTGACGCTCTACAAGCTCAGCTTCATCTGGGACGAGTTCTTCGGGGGTGAGGAGGGGATCTCGGGGGTCGACTTCATCACCGAGTCGGCCAGGGGTGACTACTACGTCGTCCTCGCCCTGCTGGCCGTGTCCTACTTGCTGCTGCATCAGTACTACCGCAGCCGGATCGGGTTGATCCTCATGGGGATCAAGGCCAACGACGACATCACCCGGGCCTCGGGTCACAACACGACCTTTTACCGGATCATGACCTTCGGGATCGCGATGTTCTTCGCCGGCATCGCCGGCGCCCTCACCGCGCACGTCCAGGGGTCGGTGAACTCGGAGCTGGCGGCCGGTGTGGTCGGTACCCTCATCGTCCTCTACGCGATGATCGGGTCGCGAGGCACGCTCGCCGGGCCGCTCATCGCCGGGTGTCTCTTCTACGTCCTCGACCAGAACCTTCGCGTCCTGGAGGAGTGGCGGACGATCATCCTGCTCGGGTCGATCATGCTGGCGATCTATCTGTTCCCCGACGGAGTCGTCCGGGAGATCCAGGACCGCATCCGCCGACGGCGGCTGCGACACTCACCGAGGTCGGAGGCAGCGTTGACCCCCGAGGAACCGGGATCCGTGGCGACCGCGAGCTCCCCGCGATGA
- a CDS encoding branched-chain amino acid ABC transporter permease, with protein MDELLNILVLGITRGTLYALLALGFALIFSVARVINLAHGAYFMIGAYFSYIFYDYVLGEGGVAMIIIAVVVGALASGLIALFQFYVLLRGLKNPRHDYILVMSLALSLLAGEIFRQVFGAERATPPAFVNSYGTVFGVRVISQELIIVPVAVLAVVAMVLYLKYTRQGRSVVAVAQNRHGAVLMGIDPVKAFAIVFFLAGCTAGLSGALMGPIRVVDPLMWIPPLILSFAIVVMGGLGSLYGTIAGAFLVGLIETATALQIGAAYTELVAFVVIIAVLAIRPAGLFGKQVRL; from the coding sequence TTGGACGAACTCCTGAACATCCTCGTCCTGGGGATCACGCGGGGGACGCTGTACGCGCTGCTCGCTCTCGGGTTCGCGCTGATCTTCAGCGTCGCCCGCGTGATCAACCTGGCGCATGGCGCCTACTTCATGATCGGGGCGTACTTCTCCTACATCTTCTACGACTACGTCCTCGGCGAGGGGGGCGTCGCGATGATCATCATCGCGGTCGTCGTCGGTGCCCTGGCGAGCGGGCTGATCGCCCTCTTCCAGTTCTACGTGCTGTTGCGAGGACTGAAGAACCCGAGGCACGACTACATCCTGGTGATGTCCCTGGCACTGTCCCTGCTGGCCGGTGAGATCTTCCGTCAGGTCTTCGGTGCCGAGCGTGCGACCCCGCCGGCCTTCGTGAACAGTTACGGCACCGTGTTCGGGGTGCGGGTGATCAGCCAGGAGCTGATCATCGTGCCGGTCGCCGTGCTGGCGGTCGTCGCGATGGTCCTCTACCTGAAGTACACGAGGCAGGGCCGTTCGGTGGTGGCGGTCGCCCAGAACCGGCACGGGGCGGTGCTTATGGGCATCGACCCGGTGAAGGCGTTCGCCATCGTCTTCTTCCTCGCCGGCTGCACCGCCGGGCTCTCCGGCGCGCTGATGGGGCCGATCCGCGTCGTCGATCCGCTGATGTGGATCCCCCCGTTGATCCTCTCGTTCGCGATCGTGGTGATGGGCGGCCTCGGCAGCCTCTACGGCACGATCGCCGGCGCCTTCCTGGTCGGACTCATCGAGACGGCCACCGCCCTGCAGATCGGCGCCGCGTACACCGAACTGGTCGCGTTCGTGGTGATCATCGCGGTCCTGGCGATCCGGCCGGCAGGTCTTTTCGGAAAGCAGGTCAGGCTCTAG
- a CDS encoding ABC transporter substrate-binding protein, producing the protein MSRLIPRRRRRLAAGVVAVSFLAACGGGGSAGGGDESGPIRIGVLSDLGSPAGESIVNAAELAAERINSDGGVHGRDFELVVRDTELNPQEAVAAYQRLGQSDQVAAAVGIRSSGSSFAIMDHLARVQVPFLNTGSATTELADMVSENYDDYKYWFRFMHNSAEIPESIMSFVSDHLQPTYGVERIAIFSEDATWTEEVRQIMRDHIEQDPNLELVAEELFDVQTTNFTPIFQRLLAADPDFIVEVSAHVNSAGYTKQWAALQPAPMGGVAVSQISSTFYDETDGAAAWLFGQHYGFPEVSVTDASADFYESYLAEFGEAPNYTGTYTYEAMMALADSFERMEPGEIGDADALIASLEDLDMTGVLGQWQFQEDHHPVFEGNREQSLMLVQWLPDNQRQVIWPEEVATGEYQPPTWWTGWGQ; encoded by the coding sequence GTGAGCCGACTCATCCCACGCAGGAGGCGCCGCCTCGCCGCCGGCGTCGTGGCCGTGTCCTTCCTCGCCGCCTGTGGGGGTGGCGGCTCTGCCGGCGGCGGAGACGAGAGCGGGCCCATCAGGATCGGCGTCCTGTCCGACCTCGGCAGCCCGGCCGGCGAGAGCATCGTCAACGCCGCCGAGCTCGCCGCCGAGCGGATCAACTCGGACGGGGGCGTGCACGGCCGGGACTTCGAGCTCGTGGTGCGCGACACGGAGCTGAACCCACAGGAGGCGGTCGCGGCCTACCAGCGGCTCGGTCAGTCCGACCAGGTGGCGGCAGCGGTGGGCATCCGCAGTTCGGGTTCGAGCTTCGCGATCATGGACCACCTCGCGCGGGTCCAGGTCCCGTTCCTCAACACCGGTTCCGCGACGACCGAGCTCGCCGACATGGTCAGCGAGAACTACGACGACTACAAGTACTGGTTCCGCTTCATGCACAACAGCGCGGAGATTCCGGAGTCGATCATGAGCTTCGTCTCGGACCATCTCCAGCCGACGTACGGGGTGGAACGCATCGCGATCTTCAGCGAGGACGCCACGTGGACCGAAGAGGTCCGCCAGATCATGCGGGACCACATCGAGCAGGACCCCAACCTGGAACTGGTGGCAGAGGAGCTCTTCGACGTCCAGACCACCAACTTCACGCCGATCTTCCAGCGGCTCCTGGCGGCGGACCCGGACTTCATCGTCGAGGTGTCCGCGCACGTCAACAGCGCGGGGTACACGAAGCAGTGGGCAGCCCTGCAACCGGCTCCCATGGGCGGTGTGGCGGTGTCGCAGATCTCGTCGACCTTCTACGACGAGACCGACGGAGCCGCGGCCTGGCTCTTCGGTCAGCACTACGGCTTCCCCGAGGTGTCGGTGACCGACGCGAGCGCCGACTTCTACGAGAGCTACCTGGCCGAGTTCGGCGAGGCTCCGAACTACACCGGCACCTACACCTACGAGGCGATGATGGCTCTGGCGGACTCCTTCGAGCGGATGGAGCCCGGCGAGATCGGCGACGCCGATGCGCTTATCGCCTCGCTCGAGGACCTGGACATGACCGGTGTGCTGGGGCAGTGGCAGTTCCAGGAAGACCACCACCCGGTCTTCGAGGGAAACCGCGAGCAGTCGCTCATGCTCGTGCAGTGGCTGCCCGACAACCAGCGTCAGGTGATCTGGCCCGAGGAGGTCGCGACCGGCGAGTACCAGCCGCCGACGTGGTGGACCGGGTGGGGTCAGTGA
- the fabG gene encoding 3-oxoacyl-ACP reductase FabG, producing MTPATPLAGRVAVVTGSSAGIGKAIARRLAVAGASVIVNSRSEERAEACAEEFRAQGLTVTPVAADVAEPEQIGRLVEEATAVHGRLDILVNNAGIPSVAPASELSARDWNAVLSTNLTAPFLLAQAAYPTMAAQGQGVIVNISSILGHTAIRGRVAYCSAKHGLEGLTKVLAVEWAPAGVRVLAVSPAYVSTALVEKTMAAGGFDASALERRTPLGRLATPEEVAEVIAFVVSPAAAYLTGVSVPVDGGWLAYGGW from the coding sequence GTGACGCCCGCCACTCCGTTGGCGGGCCGCGTCGCCGTGGTGACCGGCTCCTCCGCAGGGATCGGCAAGGCAATCGCCCGTCGGCTGGCGGTCGCGGGAGCCAGCGTGATCGTGAACAGCCGGTCGGAGGAGCGCGCCGAGGCCTGCGCCGAGGAGTTCCGCGCGCAGGGATTGACCGTGACGCCGGTGGCCGCCGACGTCGCCGAGCCCGAGCAGATCGGCCGACTGGTCGAGGAAGCGACGGCCGTCCACGGGCGGCTGGACATCCTGGTCAACAACGCCGGGATCCCGTCCGTCGCACCGGCGAGTGAACTGTCCGCGAGGGACTGGAACGCGGTACTGAGCACGAACCTCACCGCGCCGTTCCTGCTCGCGCAGGCCGCTTACCCCACCATGGCCGCTCAGGGGCAAGGGGTGATCGTCAACATCTCGTCGATCCTCGGGCACACCGCCATCCGCGGGCGGGTGGCGTACTGCTCGGCCAAACACGGTCTGGAAGGCCTGACCAAGGTGCTGGCGGTGGAATGGGCGCCGGCCGGTGTGCGGGTGCTCGCGGTCAGCCCCGCCTACGTCTCCACCGCCCTCGTGGAGAAGACGATGGCCGCCGGAGGCTTCGACGCGAGTGCGCTGGAGCGCCGAACGCCACTCGGGCGACTGGCGACGCCCGAGGAGGTCGCCGAGGTGATCGCGTTCGTGGTGTCGCCCGCCGCCGCGTACCTGACCGGCGTCAGCGTGCCGGTCGACGGCGGGTGGCTGGCCTACGGCGGCTGGTGA